The segment GAACTAAAAGAAAGGCTGTTGAATCTTAAGCTCAAGGAGTTAGTAAGGAAAACATCTGAAAAATATGCTTCCAAAGTAGTGGTTCTCATAGACGAATATGACAAGCCGATTCTGGACAGGATAG is part of the Thermodesulforhabdaceae bacterium genome and harbors:
- a CDS encoding AAA family ATPase, which encodes MDFAEGVVSGTDTLEEIINSTLNYHAEMYGIELKERLLNLKLKELVRKTSEKYASKVVVLIDEYDKPILDRI